CGACTGGCTGGCGCCGAGGTCGGCGATGATCCGGGGCAGCGCGTTGGCGACCACGGTGCCGGCCAGGATGGCGACGAACATGCCCGCCATCAGCCCGGACATGGCCTGGAGGATCTGCCGCCGCGACATGGCGGAAGGTGACGCCTCTTCGGGCGCCGCTGCTGCGTTCACTGAATCTCTCTCGGGGCTCTGGTGGTGACCATCAGCGCGAGGCGCGCTGCTTGGCGGGCGGAAGGGATGCGGGCCGGCGTCAAATCCGTCCGGACGGGACGGCCAGGCCGGCGGCGAGATGGTCGAACGCCTCGTGGAAGGCGTCGGTGAAGGCGAGTTCGTCCTGCCGGGCGGACCAGTGGTCGACGGCGACGCGGACGGCCGCGCCCGCGACCGCGGCAAGCAGCCGCGGGTAGAGCCCCAGCTCAAGGGCCGGGCCGATGCGCTCCGCGAGCGCGGCGGCCAGTTGCGCCTCGTCGGCGATGTGGACGCCGATGCTGCGGACGAGCAGGTGCGGCGAACCGTGCAGCACCTCGGCGTGGAGGGCCCACAGCTCGTTCTGCTGTACGACCTCCGCCAGCTCCACCGTCATCGCCTCGCGCAGCGCCTCCAGCGGCGAGAGCTCCGGCGGCGCCTCCAGCACGGCGTTGCGGATCCGGACGCTCGACTCCGCGCCGATCATGACGAAGACGTCGTCGCGGGAGGCGAAGTAGTTGAAGAACGTGCGCGGGGACACGCCCGCCGCCTCGCTGATCGCCTCCACGGTGACGCTCTCGACGCCGTGCTCCGCCGCCAGCCGCACCGCGGCCTCGACGAGCGCGGCACGCGTCGCGCGCTTCTTGCGCTCCCGCAGCCCGACGTCGGCGACGCTCTCTCCCCGCATGCTTGCATGGTATGCAAACATGCGGACTCTGCAAACTTTAGCGGACGGGCTGCCGCAGGACGGTCTTCCACCTGGACGGTTCGGCCCGGCGGTGGTCGCCGAGGTAGATCTCGTGGTGGTGCCCGGTCATCCGCAGCCCGTTGGCCGCGAGGTACTCGTCATGGAGCTCGGCGAGCACGGGACCTTCGTCGTCGTAGGGGCCGACGTGCAGGACCTGGGCGCTCGTCCCCTCGTGCAGGGTCTCCCGGCGGACGTCGGCGATCGCGGGCAGCCCCTTCTTCGCCAGCGCGGCCGTCTTGGCGTCCTCGATGAACCCCTCGGTGATCCAGTCGGGCTGGCTGATGAGCATCCGCCAGTTCCAGGCGTCCTTGTCGCGGGCGACGAACACCTCCGGACGGTCGGACCACCAGAGCCCTTCGAGCGGCCCGACGACGAAGTCCCGCTCGAGATCCCGCTTGCTCGCGAACTTGATCGTGTACGCGACGGCGTACAGCGCCTGGACGGCCCGCGCGTAGCCGTCGCTCGTGTTGGGGTCGCCCCGCCCGTCCACGGCGATGAACTGCTGCGCGGGCACGTCGACCAGCTCCCAGGCCGCGTTCTTCGGCGCGTAGCACCGCTTCAGCTCACGTTTGACGTCGTAGCGGGTCATCGCCCGGTGTCCTTTCCCTCGGAGGCATCGAGTTCCGCCCGGTAGGCGTCGAGCCATCGCCGTTCGGCGTCCAGCTGGCCCAGCGAGTAGTCGAAGACGGCCCGGACGAACGCGGGCAACCCGGGCCGAGCGTCGCGGGCCGCGCCGATCGCGGCGATTCGCTCCGCCAGCGCGGCGGCCCGCCGGTCGAGCGCGTCCCGGAGACGCTCCGGCGGGATGACCGGCTGGTTCGCGAGCCCGACCAGGACGGGCGGGAACACCGGCCGCAGTTCGGCCACCGCCGCCTCCGCCGCCCGCGCGCACGCCCGCCGCCCCTCGTCCGTCGGCCCGTACACCCGGCGCGCCTTGCCCCGCGCGGGCCGCACCGTCTCGACCTCGGCGATCAGCCCCCGCTCCCGCAGCCGGGACAGCAGGTAGTAGATCGAGCTGAAGCCGATTTCGGTCCACTCGCGTACGCCGCGCGCGTCGATGACCTCCTCCAGCTCGTAGCCGTGCCGCGGCTTCTCCACGAGCAGCCCCAGCAGCGTCAGCTCGGCGGGCGTCAGTTCGTCGGCCATGAGGCTTATCCTAGTACTAGAATAAACCCGCATAGGCGACGCCACCGGGGTACGCGGCCCTGGTGGCGGTCGTCGCTAGTGGGCGGTCAGCTGCTCCTGCTTGAGGTGCTTGCGGATCTCCTCGCGGAGTTCGGGGGTGTCCTCGTGCTGGTGCACGGACGCCGCGTGCTCGGCGGCGGCGCGGACGACCTCGTCCTCTTCGCCGCTGATGGTGAGGGTGCAGCCGGATTCGCTCGGCATGTCCCTGCAGTCGGCCACTTTCCGCATCGTGTCCTCCTCTCGCTTCGGGCGTCGCCGCGCGAGTGGGGGAACGGGGCGCGGTGCCGCTCGGTCCCACTTTCATCGTGACATATCCGCAGGTCACATGGAAGGTAGGGCTCCGAGGGACGCCCGGATGCGCCGGGTGACGCCGGGCCGGTTCCGGGGCGGCCGAGTCAGGCGAGGACGTGCACGGAGGACAGGGCGCGGTGGCGGTGGTGGGCGTCGGCGATGCCCGCCAGGGCCGGCCGGTCGAGGGCGCGGTAGGCGGCGGTGAGCAGGCGGTTCGCGTGGGCTTCGCGGACCGGGTCGCCGCCGGAGGCCCAGTGCAGGTCGCGGCCGAGGACGAGGGCTTCGGCGGGGTCGCCCGCCGCGCAGCGGCGCAGGGCCTCCTCGACCTGGGCTTCGAGGGCGGCGGCGTCCTCGAACGTGGCGTGCACGTATCCGGCGAACTGCGACATGTCGGCGCGGTTGTGCGGCGGACGGCCGAGCGCGGTCGCCCCGTCGACGAGCGCGCCCGCGCCGTCCAGGGTGGTGACGCGGGCGGGGTCGACGCGCGGCGGGAGGAAGGACGGGTCGTACTTCCGGGAGTACGCGTATCCCGTTTCGGGACGGTCGCCGGTCTCGACGCCGGTGAGGGCGTCGCGGAGGGCGGCCAGCCGGGAGAGGCGCGCGACGACGCCGGAATGGCCGGGGTCGTCGTCCTCGAGGTCGCGCTGGTGGCGTTCGAGGACGGCGCGGACCGCCTCCAGCGGAGTCGCCGCGCTCCGCTCGATGCCGCCGCCGTCGTGGGTGTAGTACGAGGCGACGCCGCCGCAGGTGCGCCCGTCGTCGGACCACAGGCCGTGGTGGTATCCGTCCGAGCCGCTGAACATGAACGTCATGAACTCGGGCGGGTCGCAGTAGAACCGGCCGTGCACCCGCACGTCGATGCCGTCCCGCGGCGCCGCCCCGGGGTCGGCGGACAGGTGCGAGACGCCCGCCGGGACGATGTCGAGTTCGGCGAGCGACGACGCGGCGGGGGACGCGCAGAACTCCCAGAACCGGAAGATCGATTCGGGGAGCGTCACGCCCCAGTCGCGCTCGAACCGGTCTTCGACGGCGGCCCGGTCGGTCGGATTCACGGCGGCTCCTTCGGTTCGGTGCCCGCCAACCTACCGAGGGCCGCCGACAGCGGGCCGGCTCACCAGGTGTCGTGGTGCAGGACGGTGTCGATGGGTTCGCGCGCGGCGGGCTTGAAGGTGTCGCCGGTGTAGTAGGCGGTGGGGATCAGGGCGCCCTGGCGGACGTTCGCGGGGATGCCGATGAGTTCGGCGACCTCGCGCTCGTAGGCGAGGTGCAGGGACGTCCAGGAGGTGCCGAGGCCGCGGGCGCGGGCGGCGAGGGCGAAGCTCCAGACGGCGGGGTGCAGCGAGGCCCACAGGCCGGCCTGGTTCGCGGCCGGGAGTTCCTCGGCGGCGCGCAGGCAGGGGATGACGAGGACGGGGACGTCGCCCATGTGCTCGGCGAGGTGGGCGGCGCTGTCGCCGACG
The nucleotide sequence above comes from Actinomadura algeriensis. Encoded proteins:
- a CDS encoding TetR/AcrR family transcriptional regulator, giving the protein MRGESVADVGLRERKKRATRAALVEAAVRLAAEHGVESVTVEAISEAAGVSPRTFFNYFASRDDVFVMIGAESSVRIRNAVLEAPPELSPLEALREAMTVELAEVVQQNELWALHAEVLHGSPHLLVRSIGVHIADEAQLAAALAERIGPALELGLYPRLLAAVAGAAVRVAVDHWSARQDELAFTDAFHEAFDHLAAGLAVPSGRI
- a CDS encoding GyrI-like domain-containing protein; its protein translation is MTRYDVKRELKRCYAPKNAAWELVDVPAQQFIAVDGRGDPNTSDGYARAVQALYAVAYTIKFASKRDLERDFVVGPLEGLWWSDRPEVFVARDKDAWNWRMLISQPDWITEGFIEDAKTAALAKKGLPAIADVRRETLHEGTSAQVLHVGPYDDEGPVLAELHDEYLAANGLRMTGHHHEIYLGDHRRAEPSRWKTVLRQPVR
- a CDS encoding PadR family transcriptional regulator — protein: MADELTPAELTLLGLLVEKPRHGYELEEVIDARGVREWTEIGFSSIYYLLSRLRERGLIAEVETVRPARGKARRVYGPTDEGRRACARAAEAAVAELRPVFPPVLVGLANQPVIPPERLRDALDRRAAALAERIAAIGAARDARPGLPAFVRAVFDYSLGQLDAERRWLDAYRAELDASEGKDTGR
- a CDS encoding DUF1059 domain-containing protein; the protein is MRKVADCRDMPSESGCTLTISGEEDEVVRAAAEHAASVHQHEDTPELREEIRKHLKQEQLTAH
- a CDS encoding ADP-ribosylation family protein; the encoded protein is MNPTDRAAVEDRFERDWGVTLPESIFRFWEFCASPAASSLAELDIVPAGVSHLSADPGAAPRDGIDVRVHGRFYCDPPEFMTFMFSGSDGYHHGLWSDDGRTCGGVASYYTHDGGGIERSAATPLEAVRAVLERHQRDLEDDDPGHSGVVARLSRLAALRDALTGVETGDRPETGYAYSRKYDPSFLPPRVDPARVTTLDGAGALVDGATALGRPPHNRADMSQFAGYVHATFEDAAALEAQVEEALRRCAAGDPAEALVLGRDLHWASGGDPVREAHANRLLTAAYRALDRPALAGIADAHHRHRALSSVHVLA
- a CDS encoding nitroreductase family protein, coding for MTTLPLSPDELLTTTRAVRKRLDLARPVPMDLIRECLEIAVQAPTGSNAQNWHWVVVTDADKRRAIGDFYRRAFAAYAESKSFAGSLHGDDPERGAVQRRVGDSAAHLAEHMGDVPVLVIPCLRAAEELPAANQAGLWASLHPAVWSFALAARARGLGTSWTSLHLAYEREVAELIGIPANVRQGALIPTAYYTGDTFKPAAREPIDTVLHHDTW